The region CGTCGTTCACGTAGACGTTGACGAACCGGCGCAGCTTGCCCTGGTCGTCCAGGACGCGCGCGGCGATACCCGTGTGGTTCTTCTCCAGATCCGCGATGACCTCACCGAGGGTCCCACCCTCGGCCGTCACCTCGGCCTGACCACCGGTGTAGGTGCGCAGGATGGTGGGGATGCGGACGGAAACGCTCATTCTTGTGACCTCCGGTCAGGTAAGGGCTTTTAGGGGCGCGGGGAACTGCGCGACCAGCCCCCACCGGCCCGCAGACGAACAACGACGCTTACGCAAGCCCAGCTTCCCGGAAGGAGTCCAGGCTCGGACGAATGGTCGCCGTCAGCCCCGTACCGGCCACCGCGTCCAGCGTCTTCAGACCATCACCGGTGTTCAGAACGACGGTGGTCAGCGTCGGGTCGAGCAGCCCGCTCTCGATCAGCTTCTTCGTCACGCCCACCGTCACGCCACCGGCGGTCTCCGCGAAGATCCCCTCGGTACGCGCGAGCAACTTGATCGCATCGACGACCTGCTCGTCGTTCACGTCCTCCACGGCCCCACCCGTGCGCCGCGCGATGTCCAGCACGTACGGCCCGTCGGCCGGGTTGCCGATGGCGAGCGACTTGGCGATGGTGTTCGGCTTCTGGGGCCGTACGACGTCGTGGCCGGCCTTGTAGGCGACGGACACCGGCGAGCAGCCCTCGGCCTGGGCACCGAAGATCTTGTACGGCTTGTCCTCGACCAGTCCGAGCTTGATCAGCTCCTGAAGACCCTTGTCGATCTTCGTGAGCTGGGAGCCGGAGGCGATGGGGATCACCAGCTGGTCGGGGAGCTTCCACCCCAG is a window of Streptomyces sp. NBC_00271 DNA encoding:
- a CDS encoding MoaD/ThiS family protein, which encodes MSVSVRIPTILRTYTGGQAEVTAEGGTLGEVIADLEKNHTGIAARVLDDQGKLRRFVNVYVNDDDVRFEQGLETATPDGAGVSIIPAVAGG